TTTGTGTCTTCTGTGGTGTTGCAACCAGTAATAAAAAACGCAAGAAACAAAAGTTTGATTAAATTTTTCATATGTGTGTTTTTTTATAATTCCACTTCAAATTCGTATCCAGTAGGTTGTCCTTGCGCGTCGAGCAAAGGTAATTTTTCGGGCTTGTAGGGTTTCCATGTTTTGTCTTCTTCATCAAAGAAACTTGCAGTTTCAATACTTTCAAAAGGTTGCCCTATTCTTGCATATTTAAGTTTTAATTTTTTATTAAAAATTTCTCGGTCTTGGTAAGAGATTGTAAGCCTAAAAACTTCATCTACATTATTTTCTTTGGTTTTGCAATCTGTACTAGAGCATTTGTAACTTTCTTCTAAGTATAAAGGAAGCCATAAATCTGTAAAAAGAGCTTTTTTATTTTTTAGCGTAAAGCTATTTCCTTTTTCAGGTTCTACTTTAAAAGTAATATTTGAATAAAAGTTGTTGGAAAAATCATCTTTTTGAAAATCCTTTTCTCCATTTTTGTATAGTGGAATAATTACTCTGGCAGCTGTATTTGAATCTGCTGTGAAGTTGCAACCAGTAATAAAAAACGCAAGAAACAAAAGTTTGATTAAATTTTTCATATGTGTGTTTTTTTATAATTTCACTTCAAATTTAGTTATTGTTATTAATTTTTCGTAGTGGAAAAATAAATTTAACACAAATATTTTTTACATTTTGTACCTTTTAGTCCAGAAAGGGAATTAATTCTAAAATTGCAAATTTCTGTGAAAACTGGATTTTAAGTATCTGATGATAGTTAAATAAATGATATTTTTTTTGTTTTTAGGGGTGAAAAGTGTTTCTTGGTACGAAAATTTATATATGTTAAAAACTTATGACAAGATCTTCAAGAACAATGAAGATTGGGTGAAGGAAAAATTGGGCAAAGATGCCGATTTTTTCAAGAAAATGGCAGAAGGGCAGTCGCCAGAATTCCTCTACATTGGGTGCTCCGATAGCCGAGTAACGACTGAGGAACTCATGGGAATGAAACCTGGAGAGGTTTTTGTACACAGAAACATCGCCAATGTGGTGAGCACGCTAGATATGAGTGCTACGGCGGTGATTCAGTATGCCGTAGAGCACCTAAAGGTGAAGCACATCATCGTGTGCGGACACTATGGCTGTGGGGGCGTAAAGGCGGCAATGTTGCCAGAGGATTATGGCTTGCTCAATCCGTGGCTTAGAAACATTCGAGATGTGTATCGTTTGCATCGAGTGGAATTAGACGCCATAGAAGATGATAAAAAACGCTACGATCGCTTGGTGGAGCTCAATGTGGAGGAGCAATGCGTGAATGTGATAAAAATGGCATGTGTGCAAGAACGCTATATTCTAGATGATTATCCCATTGTGCATGGTTGGGTGTTTGATATTGCAACGGGAAAATTAATTGATTTAAATATTGATTTTGAACAAACACTTTCAGACATTCAAAAAATCTATAATCTCACCAATTCTGATTGGGTGATGAGTAGAGCCAAAAATAAAAATTTCAAAAAATAAAAATTATTT
This Ornithobacterium rhinotracheale DNA region includes the following protein-coding sequences:
- a CDS encoding carbonic anhydrase; this encodes MLKTYDKIFKNNEDWVKEKLGKDADFFKKMAEGQSPEFLYIGCSDSRVTTEELMGMKPGEVFVHRNIANVVSTLDMSATAVIQYAVEHLKVKHIIVCGHYGCGGVKAAMLPEDYGLLNPWLRNIRDVYRLHRVELDAIEDDKKRYDRLVELNVEEQCVNVIKMACVQERYILDDYPIVHGWVFDIATGKLIDLNIDFEQTLSDIQKIYNLTNSDWVMSRAKNKNFKK